DNA sequence from the Gallaecimonas pentaromativorans genome:
CAACGGTTTCGATGTCCACGCCACCTTCGGTAGAAGCCATGAACACCACGCGACGGCTGGCGCGGTCCAGAACGGCACCCAGGTACAGTTCTTTGGCGATGTCGGTGCAGGATTCAACCAGGATCTTGTTGATCGGCTGACCTTTCTCGTCAGTCTGGTAAGTCACCAGGTTTTTGCCCAGCCAGTGCTCGGCAAATTCGCGCACTTTCTCTTTAGAGTCGACGACCTTTACGCCGCCCGCTTTACCGCGGCCACCAGCGTGTACCTGACATTTTACGACCCACTCGGAGCCGCCGATGGAGGAGGCAGCTTCTACAGCAGCCTGAGGGTTGTCAACCGCGAAGCCTTCGGATACGGGCAGACCGTACTCGGCGAGCAGTTGCTTAGCCTGATACTCGTGCAAGTTCATTATGCTCAGTCTCTTTGCGTGTTTGTGGCAGCTAGGGGCTACCATCCCAAAAAAGGCCTTGCGGCCTTTCGTCCAGATTTAGGGGGGCCTTGGCCCCCCTTTGCCTGAAAGCTTAAACGTCCAGCAGAAGACGCGTCGGATCTTCCAGCATGTCCTTGATGGTGACCAAGAAGCCTACGGACTCACGGCCATCGACAATGCGGTGGTCATAAGACAGGGCCAGGTACATCATCGGCAGGATCTCGACCTGACCATTCACCGCCATGGGCCTGTCCTTGATGGCGTGCATGCCAAGGATAGCGCTCTGGGGCGGGTTAATGATGGGGGTAGACATCAGAGAACCGAATACACCGCCGTTGGTAATGGTGAAGTTACCGCCGGTCATGTCTTCGATGGACAGCTTGCCGTCACGGGCCTTGATGGCCAAGTCGCGGATGGCTTTTTCGATGTCAGCCAGACCCATCTGGTCGGCGTCGCGCAGCACAGGGGTAACCAGGCCTTTGGGCGTGGATACAGCAATGCTGACGTCGAAGTAGTTGTGGTAAACGATGTCGTCGCCGTCGATGGAGGCATTGACATCGGGGAAACGTTTGAGCGCTTCAACAACCGCCTTCACGTAGAAGGACATGAAACCCAGCTTGATGCCGTGTTTCTTCTCAAAGATCTCTTGATACTGCTTACGCAGGCTCATGATCGGTTTCATGTTGACTTCGTTAAAGGTCGTCAGCATGGCGGTGTTGTTTTTGGCGTCCAGCAGGCGCTTGGCAATGGTTTTGCGCAGGCGGGTCATGGGCACGCGCTTCTCGGAGCGCTCGCTCATGGCTGGGGCAGCAGCGGCCGGGGCGGCTTTGGCAGCACCGTTTTTGATGTAGTTGTCTACATCTTCTTTAGTGATACGGCCACCAACGCCAGTGCCTTTGATGCCGTCCGGGCTCAGGCCTTTTTCAGCCAGGGCGCGGCGCACGGAGGGGCTCAGCACGTCAGAGGTTTCGTCGCTGCTAGCAGCAGCGGCAGGCGCAGCGGCTTCGGCCTTGGGCGCGTCGGCAGCGGCAGCCGGAGCAGCAGCAGGGGCAGCGCCCGCTTTCAGGATGGCAATCACTTGCTCGGCGGTGACGGTGGCACCTTCTTCGAACAGGATCTCACCCAGCACGCCGTCTTCAGGAGCGGGTACTTCCAAAACCACTTTGTCGGTTTCGATATCAACCAGGTTCTCGTCACGGGAGACCGCTTCACCGGGTTTCTTGTGCCAAGTGGCGATGGTGGCGTCCGCCACAGATTCCGGCAGGACGGGTACCTTGATTTCGATGCTCATTCTATTGTTCCTTTTGCCTTAATCTTTTACTTCGAGGTTGAGTGCATCGGCGACCAGCGCCTGCTGCTGCTTGGCGTGCACCGAGGCATAACCCACGGCCGGTGCGGCGGACGCTTTGCGACCGGCATAGCCAAGGTTGGCACCTTTGGGCAGGGCCTCACGGATGTCGTGCTGGATGAAGTACCAGGCGCCCTGGTTCTTCGGCTCTTCCTGGCACCAGGCAAATTCAGTGACATGGCTGTACTGGGCCAGCACCTTCTGCACTTCCTCGGCCGGGAACGGATAGAGTTGCTCGATACGCACGATGGCGATGTCCGAAATCTCGTTCTTGCGGCGCGCATCCAGCAGATCGTAATAAACCTTGCCGGCGCAGAACACCACTTTCTTCACTTTTTTCGGATCCAGGGCGTCTACTTCGTTGATGACGTTCTGGAAGCCTTCGGTCGCCAGCTCATCCAGGCTGCTAACGGCCAGCGGGTGGCGCAGCAGGGACTTGGGTGACATCACGATCAGCGGGCGACGAACCGGACGCACTACCTGGCGGCGCAGCATGTGGAACACCTGGGCCGGAGTAGAGGGTACGCAAACCTGCATGTTGTTGTCGGCGCACAGCTGCAAGAAACGCTCAAGGCGGGCACTGGAGTGCTCAGGGCCTTGGCCTTCGTAGCCGTGGGGCAGCAGCATGGTCAGGCCGCACAGACGGCCCCATTTCTGCTCGCCGGAGCTCAGGAACTGGTCGATAACCACCTGGGCACCGTTGACGAAGTCACCGAACTGGGCTTCCCAAATGAACAAGCCGCGTGGCTCGGCAGAGCTGTAGCCGTATTCAAAAGCCAGTACCGCTTCTTCAGACAATACCGAGTCGTAGATATCCAGCTTGCCTTGGTCCTGCTTGAGGTTGGCCAGCGGCAGGTACTCGGAAGCGTCGGTCTGGTTGTGCAGCACAGCATGGCGGTGGAAGAAGGTGCCACGGCCTACGTCCTGGCCGGTGATGCGGACATGGTAGCCCTCATCCAAAAGGCCAGCATAAGCCAGAGTTTCACCCATACCCCAGTCCAGGGCTTTCTCGCCTTTGGCCATCAGCAGGCGATCTTCATAGATCTTGCCAACCTGGCGCTGCAGTTTCACGTCGTCAGGGATGGTGGCGAGGGTCGTACCCAGCTCAGCCAGCTTCTCGGTTTTGATACCGGAGTTGTAGGCGGCGTCGAACTCTTTATTGAGGTAGGGGTTCCAGTCGGAGCTGTGCTCGCTCATGGGACGCCATTCCTCAACCACACACTCGCCTTTGTCCAGTTGGTCACGATAACCGTCGGACAAGGCCTTGGCTTCGTCGGCAGAGACGCTGCCCTCACTGGCCAGACGGTCGGCGTAGATGGCGCGCGGCGTCGGGTGGCTCTTGATTTTCTGGTACATCAGCGGCTGAGTCGCATTGGGCTCGTCCGCTTCGTTGTGGCCATGGCGGCGGTAGCACACCAGGTCAATTACCACGTCACGCTTGAAGGTGTTGCGATAATCCAGAGCCAGCTGCGACACGAATACCACCGCTTCCGGATCGTCACCGTTCACGTGGAAGATGGGCGCCTGTACCATCTTGGCGATGTCGGTACAGTACTGGGTGGAACGGGCATCTTCGCGCTTGGAGGTGGTGAAACCCACTTGGTTGTTGATGACAATACGGATAGTACCGCCCACACCGTAAGCGCGGGTTTGAGACATGTTGAAGGTCTCGGCAACCACACCTTGGCCGGCGATGGCCGCGTCACCGTGCACGGTGATCGGCAGCACTTTGGAGCCGTCTTTGTCGCCACGGCGGTCCATACGGGCACGAACGGAGCCCATCACTACCGGGTTAACGATTTCCAGGTGCGAGGGGTTGAAGGCCAGTGCCAGGTGCATATTGCCGCCCGGGGTGGCGAAGTCGGAGCTGAAGCCCATGTGGTACTTCACGTCACCGCTACCCAGGGTGTCCTTGTGCTTACCGGCAAACTCGTCAAAGAGATCCTGGGGCTTTTTACCCAGCACGTTGACCAGCATGTTCAGGCGGCCACGGTGGGCCATGCCGATCACGGTTTCTTTGACGCCCTGCTCGCCAGCGCGGCGGATGATTTCCTTGACCATGGGTACCAGGGCATCACCACCTTCCAAGGAAAAGCGCTTGGCACCGGGGAACTTGGCACCCAGGTATTTTTCCAGGCCTTCGGCAGCGGTCAGGCTGTTCAGAATCCGGGTTTTGTCTTCTTTACTGAAGCTGCCTTTACCGGCCACCGCTTCCAGGCGGGATTGGATCCAGCGCTTTTCTTCGGTGTTGACAATGTGCATGTACTCGGCACCGATGGGGCCGCAGTAGGTTTTCTTCAGCAGGTCAGCCAGCGCGCCCAGCTTCATGGTGTCATCTTTGACCGCCAGTGAGCCGACGTGGAACGTCTTGTCGTTATCACTGCTGTCAAGGCTGTGGAAAGCCGGGTCCAGTTCAGCAACACGCTCTTGCTGCCACAGGCCCAGAGGGTCGAGGTTGGCGTGTTGGTGACCACGGAAACGATAGGCGTTGATGAGTTGCAGGACTTTAACCTGCTTGGCGTCTACGCCGTCGCCGGAGGCGCTGACAAAACGTCGGGGTTGCGATGCCATGACCCGGAATTGCTCGCGGATTTGGCTGAAATTGGCTTCAGGAAAGCCTTCTTTGACCTTGGGAAGCTTGTCGAACTCGGCTTTCCATTCTGAGGGTACAGAACTTGGGTCTTCCAGGTAGCTCTCGTAGAGCTCCTCGATGTAGCTGGCATTACCGCCCGCAAAGGGAGACGATTCCAGCCACGCCTGCATTGTGCCTTCGTGCATAGTGATCCCTTGAACCTCGCGTTTTCTCGCAGTTGGGATTGGCCTGGTTTAAACGGCTGCTGTTACCACAGCCACCTTCTTTCTTTTTCAAAAAAATAGCCACCCCTCAAACAGAGGCGTGGCTATTTAGCTAGCGCTCGGTCCCCAGTCCAGGCTGAGGAAGCACGAGACTAAACAGCCCGCTTAAGCAGCATGGACTTGATGTGGCCGATAGCCTTGGTGGGGTTCAACCCTTTAGGACACACGTTCACACAGTTCATGATGCCATGGCAGCGGAATACGCTGAATGGGTCTTCCAGACCGGCCAAACGTTCCTCGGTGGCGGTGTCACGGCTGTCAGCCAGCCAGCGGTAAGCGGCAAGCAGACCGGCAGGGCCGATGAACTTGTCAGGGTTCCACCAGAAAGAAGGGCAGGAAGTGGAGCAGCAGGCGCAGAGAATGCACTCGTACATGCCGTCAAGCTTGGCGCGTTCTTCAGGAGACTGGAGGAACTCGCGAGCCGGCGGTTGCTTGCTGTCGTTGAGCAGGTAAGGTTTGACCTTTTCCCACTGGGTATAGAACTGGCCCATGTCCACGACCAAGTCGCGGATAACCGGCAGGCCAGGCAGCGGACGGATCACCACGTGCTTGCCAAGGGCAGACAGCGGAGTGATACAGGCCAAGCCGTTCTTACCGTTCATGTTCATGCCGTCGGAGCCACAAACCCCTTCACGGCAGGAACGGCGTAGGGACAGGGTCGGGTCCTGTTCCTTCAGACGAATAAGCGCATCCAGCACCATCAGGTCGGAACCGTCCGGCACGTCCAGGCTGTAGTCCTGCATGTGCGGCTTAGCGTCGACGTCCGGGTTGTAGCGGTAAACAGAAAATGTAACTTTCATCCCGTACTCCTTAGTAGGTCCGCGCCTTGGGCTTGAACTTCACCAGCTCTTCATCAGTCAGCAGGGTCGGCGCGCGGTTTACTTCGCGGCGGCTCATCTCACTGGTGATCGGGTCGAACAAGCTGTGGCACAGCCACTCTTCGTCGTTACGATCCGGGAAGTCAAAGCGGGTGTGGGCGCCACGGGATTCGGTACGGAAGTTGGCAGCCAGGGCGGTCGCGAAAGCGGTTTCCACCAGGTTGTCCAGTTCCAGACACTCGATACGCTGCGTGTTGAATTCCTTGGAGGTGTCGTCCAGACGGGCGTTTTTGACACGCTCGCGGATTTTCTTGAGTTCCTCCAGGCCTTCGGCCATGGCTTCGCCTTCACGGAACACAGAGAAACTACGCTGCATGCAGTTTTGCAGATCTTTTTTGATCTGAACCGGGTCTTCGCCAGTCTTATTGCTTTCCCAGCGGTTGTAACGCACCAGGGCATTTTCGATGTCTTCATCGGTAACGCTAGGCGCTGGCAGTTCGTCCAGAGCCTTGCCCAGATGCAGACCGGCCGCACGGCCGAAGACCACCAGGTCAAGCAGGGAGTTACCGCCCAGACGGTTGGCACCGTGTACGGATACACAGGCAATCTCACCTACCGCAAACAGGCCGACAACCGGCTCGTCCTTGCCATCGACCTGCTTGATAGCCTGGCCGTGCACGTTGGTAGGAATACCGCCCATCATGTAGTGACAGGTAGGGATAACGGGGATCGGCTCTTTAACCGGGTCCACGTGGGCAAAGGTGCGGGACAGCTCCAGAATGCCGGGCAGACGGCTTTCCAGCACTTCCTTACCCAGGTGATCGAGCTTGAGCTTACAGTGAGGACCCATGTGGGGGTCGTCAAAGCCGCGGCCTTCGCGGATTTCGATCATCATGGAACGGGCCACCACGTCACGGGACGCAAGGTCCTTGGCGTTGGGAGCGTAACGCTCCATGAAGCGCTCACCGTCTTTATTGAGCAGATAACCACCCTCGCCGCGGCAACCTTCGGTTACCAGCACGCCGGCACCGGCGATACCGGTGGGGTGGAATTGCCACATTTCCATGTCCTGCAGGGGAATGCCTGCACGGCTGGCCATACCAACGCCGTCACCGGTATTGATGTGGGCATTGGTGGTGGACTGGAAGATACGACCGGCACCGCCGGTAGCCAGTACCACAGCCTTGGACTTGAAGTACACCACTTCACCGGTTTCGATGTCGATGGCGGTACAGCCAACGATGTGGCCTTCGCTGTTCTTTACCAGATCCAGCGCGTACCACTCGGAGAACACGGTGGTGTTGTTCTTCACGTTCTGCTGATACAGGGTGTGCAGCAGGGCGTGGCCGGTACGGTCAGCGGCAGCAGCGGTACGAGCGCCCTGCTCGCCACCAAAGTTTTTAGACTGGCCGCCAAAGGGACGCTGGTAGATTTTGCCGTTCTCCAGACGGGAGAAAGGCAGGCCCATGTGCTCGAGTTCGAGGATGGCTTCAGGGCCGACATTACACATGTACTCGATGGCGTCTTGGTCACCGATGTAATCGGAACCTTTGACGGTGTCATACATGTGCCATTTCCAGTTGTCATCATGGGTGTTGCCCAGGGCCACAGTGATACCGCCCTGAGCGGAAACAGTGTGGGAACGGGTCGGAAACACCTTAGACAGCAGAGCGCAGCTCTTGCCTTCTTTGGAAATTTGCAGCGCAGCGCGCATACCGGCACCGCCGGCACCTACTACGACTGCATCAAATTCATAAGTTGGAATAGTCACTTACACACCCCACAGAATCACAAAGCCGCTGATCACATAGGCAAAGGCAATGATGTTCAGTACGAACTGCAGCACGATGCGAAGGCCAGTCGGTTTGACATAGTCGGTCAGAACCTGCCACAGGCCAATCCAGGCGTGTGCCAACAGGCTGATCAGGGTCAGAAGAGTGAATACTTTAACGCCCAGATTGCTGAAAAAAGCAGTCCAGGTGGCGTAGGTCAAGTCGGGGGTAATAACCAGAAAGCCAACCAGGAACAACACGTAAAGTGTCATTACTACGGCGGAGGCTCGCACCAGTACGTAGTCATGAACGCCGGTGCGGCCAAGGGTGCCTGCATTAGTTACCATAGCCACACTCCTGCGAGAACGGAAAGGATCACGGTGATGATAAAGGCGGCGGAAGCGGAGGCTTTACCGCTGGGAAGTTCTTCCCAATAACCCATATCCATGATCAAGTGACGGATACCGCCTACCAAATGGTATGCCAGAGCGGTCAGGATGCCCCAAACGATGAACTTGGCAAAAAAGCCACTCATCATGCTTTGCACGGCAGCAAAGCCGGCTTCAGACGACAGGGACTTGGCCAGCATCCACATCAGGATGGCTACGGCAAAGAACATGATAACGCCAGAAACGCGGTGGAGGATTGACGCAATAGCAGTAATTGGAAAGCGGATGGTCTGCAATTCTAAATTGACAGGTCTTTGCTTTTTCACGATGTCTGCCCACTCGGCTCTTAAGAGCCTTTGTTGTTGTATCACCAGCTAAACCGGATGGAGGTGCCCCTGGGCTTCGCTGGTCATGTCCCAAAAGAAGGAACATGCAACTGGGTGACTGATAAGAAGTCAGACAGCATTCGGCAAAGCCGGCAAGGCCAACCCGGGGCCAAGTATAATGAGCCAAGATGCCAATTTCAACGACTTGAGCTCGATCACAAATTACCTTGCGTTCTACTGTTTATCAGTGTCTTGAAAGCAACAGTAAGGATGCAATTGTGCCTTTCAGAAAGTGCAAATATGACCCATTAAATAAAGGTGCCATTTAGGGTAATTCGACAAATCCCAGATTTGTCTTAAATTGACAAATCGGACCATTTGCGATTAAAAAGGGCGGCTGTTTGCGACCGCAACATCGACGAATTCACGACCAAAGGAGACATGTTGTATGGCGGAAAATATTGCCAAACTTATGGTGGAAGGCAAGGAAGCTATTGAATTGCCTATCCTTTCTGGCACCGCCGGCCAGGACGTAATCGACGTCCGAACTTTGGGCAAACACGGTCTTTTCACTTTTGACCCTGGCTTCCTGGCCACTGCATCCTGCGAATCTGCCATTACCTTTATCGACGGCGGTAAAGGGGTTTTGCTGCACCGCGGCTACCCCATCGACCAATTGGCCGAAAAGGCAGAATACCTGGAAGTGTGCTACATCCTGCTCTACGGCGAAGCCCCCAATAAAGAGCAGTTTGATGAGTTCCGTAACATCGTAAAAACCCACACCATGCTCAATGAGCAGCTGCGCGCTTTCTTCCAGGGCTTCCGTCCTGACGCGCATCCCATGGCTGTCATGTGTGGTGTAGTCGGCGCCCTGTCTGCGTTCTATCACGACTCTTTGGACATCAGCAATCCTCGCCATCGCGAAGTAGCGGCCTTCCGCTTGCTGTCCAAAATGCCGACCATCGCTGCCATGTGCTACAAGCACAGCATCGGCCAGCCTTACATCTACCCGCGTAACGAACTGTCTTATGCAGAAAACTTCCTGCACATGATGTTCGCCACCCCGTGTGAAGACTACAAGGTGAACCCGATCCTGGCCGACGCCATGGATAAGATCTTCATCCTCCACGCCGACCACGAGCAGAATGCTTCTACTTCTACCGTGCGTCTGGCCGGCTCCTCCGGTGCCAACCCCTTCGCCTGTATCGCAGCCGGTATCGCCTCCCTGTGGGGCCCTGCCCACGGCGGCGCCAACGAAGCCTGCCTGCGCATGCTCGAAGAGATTGGTTCTGTTGACCGTATCCCCGAGTTCGTGGCTCGTGCCAAGGACAAGGACGATCCGTTCCGCCTGATGGGCTTTGGTCACCGCGTCTACAAAAACTTTGACCCCCGCGCCAAAGTGATGCGTGAAACCTGCCACCAGGTGCTCAAGGAGCTGAACATCCAGGATCCGCTGCTGGATGTGGCCATGGAACTGGAGCGCATTGCCCTGTCTGATGAATACTTCGTTGAGAAGAAGCTCTACCCCAACGTGGACTTCTACTCCGGTATCATCCTCAAGGCTATCGGTATCCCCACTTCCATGTTCACCGTGATCTTCGCCATGTCCCGTACCATCGGCTGGATCGCCCACTGGAACGAAATGCACTCTGACCCGACTGCCAAAATTGGCCGTCCCCGTCAGCTGTATGTAGGCCAGACTCTGCGCGACTTTGCTTCCAAGAAGTAAAGTTGTCCGGAATCAAAAAGAGCGGCTTAGCCGCTCTTTTTTTTCGTTAAAACGTTAGTTTCACGCCGCAAACCGTACGTTATAACGGTTCTATCTCTCCGCTTAAAAGCGCATGCTGATAAAGCTGCCCCTGTCACACCCGTCTCGAAAGAGCACTTTTCATCCCACCAGGGCAGCCCTGATAACAACATCGTTCAGGAAGCTGAGAGTATCGACATGCATTTTGCCAAACATCTCTTGATCACCTGCCTGGCCGCCGCGCCTATGGCATCGGTCGTGGCCGCGACCGACCATGAACCCCAGCAACAATCCCAAACCGCCGAACCCAAGGAAGACGCGGTTACCACCAGCCACGAAGTGCGCCTGCACGGCGACAGCATCGATTACAAGGCAACTGCCGGTAACCTGCTGATCCGTAAAGACGACGGTACCGCCGACGCATCGGTGTTCTACGTTGCCTACACCGTCAAAAGCGACAAGCCACGGCCGGTTACCTTCCTTTATAACGGTGGTCCAGGCTCGTCTTCCATCTGGCTGCACATGGGCTCGGTTGGCCCGGTGATGGTGCAAACCGCCGACGGTAAACCTACGGCGCCGCCGCCTTACAAAGTAACGGCCAACCCCAACAGCATCTTGGATAAATCCGATCTGGTGTTTATCGACGCCATGGGCACCGGTTTTTCCCACGGTATTACCCCTAAAGACGACAAGGCCGACAAAGGCGGCAAGAAGGAAGACCCTTCCAAGCCGTTCTGGGGTGTAGACCAGGACGTTGACGCCTTTGCCCGCTTTATCGAGCGTTATGTCACCGTCAACAAGCGCTGGAACGACCCCAAATTCCTGATGGGCGAGTCCTACGGCACTACCCGCTCCGCAGCCCTGGTTAACCGCCTGCAAGAAGACGGCGTGACCATGAACGGCGTGGTGCTGGTATCGAGCATCCTCAACTACGGCGCCGAAATGCCTGGCCTGGACCGCGAATACATCAACAACCTGCCCACCTACGCCGCTATCGCCTGGTACCACAATAAGCTGACCAACAAACCGGCCGAGCTGGCGCCTTTCCTTAAAGAAGTGCGCGACTTTGCCAGCGGCGAGTACGCCCATGCTCTGGCTCAGGGCCAGAACATCTCTGAAAGCGAGGCCGATGCCGTCGCCCAGAAGCTGCACCAGTACACCGGTCTTTCCGTGCAGTACATCAAAGAGGCCAACCTGCAGGTTGACCCCAGCCGCTTCCGTAAAGAGCTGATGCGTGACGAGCGCCTGACCGTGGGCCGCTACGATGGCCGCTTCATGGGTATCGATGAAGACGCCGCCGGCGAAACCCCGGACACCGACGCTTCCGACACCGCCGTTACCGGCGCCTTTGTGGCCGCCTTTAACAGCTACCTGGCCAACGACCTCAAATTCGAGAGCAAGGTGCCCTATAAGCTGTTCGCCATGGACGCCATCCGCACTTGGGATTGGAAACACGCCGTGCCCGGCAGCCACTGGCCAGTGCCCATGCCTTACGTGGTCGCCGATCTCGGTAACGCCATGCGTACCAACCCTTACCTCAAGGTGTTCAGCGCCAACGGTTACTTCGACTTGGCCACGCCGTTTTTCGGCACCGAGTTCGATTTGGCCCATATGGAGCTGCCAAAATCCCTGCAGAAAAACCTGCAGTTTGGCTACTACCCTTCAGGCCACATGATTTACCTCAACCCCACCGCCCACAAAGAACTGGCGGACGACCTGGAAAAATTCTACGACCAGGCCACCCACAAATAAGCAAAGGGACCTTCGGGTCCCTTTTTCATGCTGCCATTGCCAAGCCGCCCCCATTCCCTGCCCTTGCAATAAAACTGACATACCGGTGTCAATTTGATTGCCGACCATGGGCTGCCAACGCGCGTTATTGCCTTTTTATTTCTCTTATCCGATACGCCCGTCCATAAGGAAGATACCGATGTTTCGTTTGACCTCTGTTTCCCTGGCGCTGGCCCTTGGCGCATTCCCTGCTCTGGCCTTGGCCCACCCTCATCACACCCCGGCCGACCACCTTGCCACCCGAACGCCCATCAAACACCTGGTGGTGCTGTACAGCGAAAACGTCTCTTTTGATCACTACTTTGCCACTTACCCAAGGGCCACCAACCCTGACGGCGAACCGGCATTCCATGCCCTGCCCCACACCCCTAAGGTCAACAACCTGGTCAGTGCCGGGCTGCTTAGCAACAACCCCAATGCCACCAACAGCGCCAACGGCAGCGATGCGGCCAATCCCTTTCGCCTAGACCGCACCCAGGCCAACACTGCCGACCAAAACCACGCCTACAGCGCTGAGCAGCAGGCCTATGACGGCGGCAAGGCCGATCTTTTCCCCAAATATACCGGCCGCGGCTCTGCCGGTAACGTGGGCGCCTTTGGCACCAAGGGCCAGGTCATGGGGTACTTTGACGGCAACACCGTTACCGCGCTGTGGCACTACGCGCAGCGTTTTGCCATGAGCGACAACGCCTACACCGACACCTACGGTCCCTCCACCCCCGGCGCCCTGGAAGCGGTATCAGGCCAGACCAACGGCCTGCAATTGGTGGAATCGTCCAAGCACTCTTACTACGTGGATGACGGCCAGGGCGGCTACACCATGATCAACGACGTCGACCCGGCCACCGATGTCTGCTCCTCGGCCACCGATCAGGCCTGGATGACCGGCAAAAACATCGGCGATCTGCTCAACGGCAAGAACATCAGCTGGGGCAGCTTCATGGGCGGCTTTGACCTTAGCGCCAATAACGCCAACGGCTCCACCGACTGCCAGCGCAGCACCTATTCC
Encoded proteins:
- the odhB gene encoding 2-oxoglutarate dehydrogenase complex dihydrolipoyllysine-residue succinyltransferase, giving the protein MSIEIKVPVLPESVADATIATWHKKPGEAVSRDENLVDIETDKVVLEVPAPEDGVLGEILFEEGATVTAEQVIAILKAGAAPAAAPAAAADAPKAEAAAPAAAASSDETSDVLSPSVRRALAEKGLSPDGIKGTGVGGRITKEDVDNYIKNGAAKAAPAAAAPAMSERSEKRVPMTRLRKTIAKRLLDAKNNTAMLTTFNEVNMKPIMSLRKQYQEIFEKKHGIKLGFMSFYVKAVVEALKRFPDVNASIDGDDIVYHNYFDVSIAVSTPKGLVTPVLRDADQMGLADIEKAIRDLAIKARDGKLSIEDMTGGNFTITNGGVFGSLMSTPIINPPQSAILGMHAIKDRPMAVNGQVEILPMMYLALSYDHRIVDGRESVGFLVTIKDMLEDPTRLLLDV
- a CDS encoding 2-oxoglutarate dehydrogenase E1 component; the protein is MHEGTMQAWLESSPFAGGNASYIEELYESYLEDPSSVPSEWKAEFDKLPKVKEGFPEANFSQIREQFRVMASQPRRFVSASGDGVDAKQVKVLQLINAYRFRGHQHANLDPLGLWQQERVAELDPAFHSLDSSDNDKTFHVGSLAVKDDTMKLGALADLLKKTYCGPIGAEYMHIVNTEEKRWIQSRLEAVAGKGSFSKEDKTRILNSLTAAEGLEKYLGAKFPGAKRFSLEGGDALVPMVKEIIRRAGEQGVKETVIGMAHRGRLNMLVNVLGKKPQDLFDEFAGKHKDTLGSGDVKYHMGFSSDFATPGGNMHLALAFNPSHLEIVNPVVMGSVRARMDRRGDKDGSKVLPITVHGDAAIAGQGVVAETFNMSQTRAYGVGGTIRIVINNQVGFTTSKREDARSTQYCTDIAKMVQAPIFHVNGDDPEAVVFVSQLALDYRNTFKRDVVIDLVCYRRHGHNEADEPNATQPLMYQKIKSHPTPRAIYADRLASEGSVSADEAKALSDGYRDQLDKGECVVEEWRPMSEHSSDWNPYLNKEFDAAYNSGIKTEKLAELGTTLATIPDDVKLQRQVGKIYEDRLLMAKGEKALDWGMGETLAYAGLLDEGYHVRITGQDVGRGTFFHRHAVLHNQTDASEYLPLANLKQDQGKLDIYDSVLSEEAVLAFEYGYSSAEPRGLFIWEAQFGDFVNGAQVVIDQFLSSGEQKWGRLCGLTMLLPHGYEGQGPEHSSARLERFLQLCADNNMQVCVPSTPAQVFHMLRRQVVRPVRRPLIVMSPKSLLRHPLAVSSLDELATEGFQNVINEVDALDPKKVKKVVFCAGKVYYDLLDARRKNEISDIAIVRIEQLYPFPAEEVQKVLAQYSHVTEFAWCQEEPKNQGAWYFIQHDIREALPKGANLGYAGRKASAAPAVGYASVHAKQQQALVADALNLEVKD
- a CDS encoding succinate dehydrogenase iron-sulfur subunit, which translates into the protein MKVTFSVYRYNPDVDAKPHMQDYSLDVPDGSDLMVLDALIRLKEQDPTLSLRRSCREGVCGSDGMNMNGKNGLACITPLSALGKHVVIRPLPGLPVIRDLVVDMGQFYTQWEKVKPYLLNDSKQPPAREFLQSPEERAKLDGMYECILCACCSTSCPSFWWNPDKFIGPAGLLAAYRWLADSRDTATEERLAGLEDPFSVFRCHGIMNCVNVCPKGLNPTKAIGHIKSMLLKRAV
- the sdhA gene encoding succinate dehydrogenase flavoprotein subunit, giving the protein MTIPTYEFDAVVVGAGGAGMRAALQISKEGKSCALLSKVFPTRSHTVSAQGGITVALGNTHDDNWKWHMYDTVKGSDYIGDQDAIEYMCNVGPEAILELEHMGLPFSRLENGKIYQRPFGGQSKNFGGEQGARTAAAADRTGHALLHTLYQQNVKNNTTVFSEWYALDLVKNSEGHIVGCTAIDIETGEVVYFKSKAVVLATGGAGRIFQSTTNAHINTGDGVGMASRAGIPLQDMEMWQFHPTGIAGAGVLVTEGCRGEGGYLLNKDGERFMERYAPNAKDLASRDVVARSMMIEIREGRGFDDPHMGPHCKLKLDHLGKEVLESRLPGILELSRTFAHVDPVKEPIPVIPTCHYMMGGIPTNVHGQAIKQVDGKDEPVVGLFAVGEIACVSVHGANRLGGNSLLDLVVFGRAAGLHLGKALDELPAPSVTDEDIENALVRYNRWESNKTGEDPVQIKKDLQNCMQRSFSVFREGEAMAEGLEELKKIRERVKNARLDDTSKEFNTQRIECLELDNLVETAFATALAANFRTESRGAHTRFDFPDRNDEEWLCHSLFDPITSEMSRREVNRAPTLLTDEELVKFKPKARTY
- the sdhD gene encoding succinate dehydrogenase, hydrophobic membrane anchor protein — its product is MVTNAGTLGRTGVHDYVLVRASAVVMTLYVLFLVGFLVITPDLTYATWTAFFSNLGVKVFTLLTLISLLAHAWIGLWQVLTDYVKPTGLRIVLQFVLNIIAFAYVISGFVILWGV
- the sdhC gene encoding succinate dehydrogenase cytochrome b556 subunit, with the protein product MVKKQRPVNLELQTIRFPITAIASILHRVSGVIMFFAVAILMWMLAKSLSSEAGFAAVQSMMSGFFAKFIVWGILTALAYHLVGGIRHLIMDMGYWEELPSGKASASAAFIITVILSVLAGVWLW
- a CDS encoding citrate synthase, with the translated sequence MAENIAKLMVEGKEAIELPILSGTAGQDVIDVRTLGKHGLFTFDPGFLATASCESAITFIDGGKGVLLHRGYPIDQLAEKAEYLEVCYILLYGEAPNKEQFDEFRNIVKTHTMLNEQLRAFFQGFRPDAHPMAVMCGVVGALSAFYHDSLDISNPRHREVAAFRLLSKMPTIAAMCYKHSIGQPYIYPRNELSYAENFLHMMFATPCEDYKVNPILADAMDKIFILHADHEQNASTSTVRLAGSSGANPFACIAAGIASLWGPAHGGANEACLRMLEEIGSVDRIPEFVARAKDKDDPFRLMGFGHRVYKNFDPRAKVMRETCHQVLKELNIQDPLLDVAMELERIALSDEYFVEKKLYPNVDFYSGIILKAIGIPTSMFTVIFAMSRTIGWIAHWNEMHSDPTAKIGRPRQLYVGQTLRDFASKK